From the genome of Schistocerca piceifrons isolate TAMUIC-IGC-003096 chromosome 6, iqSchPice1.1, whole genome shotgun sequence:
CCACAAACGATTTCCGCGCGCGACATATAAactattgtaagacgtgtatatttctattgtctattgtcaaaccacaatttatgaaagatgtttatattttattaataggaataagtaggaataattaatattcgtcatggtggaaataattgtggtagcagggaatgtctgcacaaaagtattgttggcaagagagaccgcaagtTGATAAAGGGCGGGaaagaccgcgtatggatacattttaagaaaagagcgggaaagaccgcgcattgaaacatttgtaatggtagcagggttgcctgcaccagaaagcattgttgtcaggagagaccgcactttagcgttcgtaggaagtcagtagtaagcgagatgtgaagggagtcggtagcaggtctgaagcgagaggttgagaggagcagtgtgcctgccagccaccagctatgatttacaagagattataaacggatgtacagagacgcCAGCTAACTATtgtaataagaggaactaatattattgaattaattttttgagaaactcaagactactgaaggtatgtttgcgcattgctagttgtaagattattgtaaaaagtaagtcccattttagcgtttgtaaaatcatttcattcagaatataattaacttgtgccagcaatattgcatttataattataatccatcccaaaaactatcaacgtaaaactttgcaaaattttattgttgtcatgaaaaagtttaactatgaattacgtaacttcagtcaaattaattaaagaataacgtcagctttgctatcaaagaataacgtcagctttggtaataaatacagccacttattatgacatccCACCAgtagttaatagagtatagtaaaccagagtaagtatattcacgtcgcagttcgatgtatcaatcagatggcgatccagtaacagcaaaaaaggtaaggaacagtttggggttattgcaggtaacgactgagggccacgacgacgacacattctatgtttcgtcgaaacaaTCAGAagatcacttttaataagcagcaattaaatttgtatgcgaagattgagaaagagaattaatttcaaagggaaaatttcatttgttattattaagcaagaggtagaaatcctaaggaaaggtttcagagattattgtagaagggaaggttgagtaacaaaagagatatagaggagacggttgttgcataacacaggagagatatagaggagacgggaaggtttcactatctatatacataatttagTTTGTAAGAAACCCTCAGTGCGTGAGTCCTTCGAAACCAAATTTTACTGCCACCTGGGGGTGCCAAGGTAGTGCTCACACCCCGGCGTCTGATAGACAAGAACTAGCCCTGAGAAGACTGCTTCTGCTTCCCTAGTAAGCTGTAATTAATGTCACTGTGGCAGCTCACTATTCTAATTGCTCTGTTGCCTCTGGCTGTTTGTGACGTAGCTGGATGCACTGGTCGTGCCAGCCGCACAGCCTCTTCGTTCTGAGTGAGAACTTGAGCCCGGACGAGGTGCAGCGACCGCTGTTGTTCTGTCGAGTTGTGACACCTGGCCGGTGGGTGGATGTGAAGCCCGTGGGCGGCCGGCGGTGTGTGCCAAACCGGACGACTAATGAGCGGGCAGCGAGAGCAGCGAAAGGTGTGGCGCGGTCGAAATTGCGTATAAAAGGAACCCACGCCGCTCCACTGGCAGTACTCGATCGCCAGACCGACACACACCAACACCGCTCCACCATGTACAAGCTCGTAAGTACCGCGCCACGAGATAGCTTAATCTGCGCTCCTTGCTTCACTGCAGTGTTCATTTCATAGGAGTTATCCACTAAATAACAGGTCCATATGATTAAggtcgataagcagcaggattttggaacgcatATTgtgttccgtagaaatactggaagacgcgaggtaatactgaccctacgacttattttagaagatagattaaggaaaggcgaaacctgcgttactagcatttgtagacttgaagaaagcttttgacaatgtagactggatactccctttcaaattctgaaagtggcaggagtAAATTACAGGGagtgataggctatttacaatttgtacagaaaccagatggcagttatatgtcgaggggcatgaaagggaagcagtggttgggaagggagtgagacagggttgtagcctctccccgatgttattcaatctgtatattgagaaagcaataaaggaaacaagacacaaattcggagtaggtattaaaatgcatggagaagaaataaaaactttgaggttcgccgaacacattgtaattctgtcagagacagcaaaggacttggaagagcagttgaacggaatggacagtgtcttgaaaggagggtataagatgaacatcaacaaaagcaaaacgaggataatggaatgtagtcgaattaagtcgggtgatgctgagggtattagattaggaaatgagacgcttaaagtagtaaaggagttttgctatttggggagcaaaataagtgaagatggtcaaagtagagaggatatagaatgtagactggcaatggcaaggaaagcctttctaaagacgagaaatttgttaacatcgagtatagatttaagtgtcaggacgtcgtttctgaaagtatttgtgtgaagctgctgctgctgcttagtgtttaacgtcccgtcgacaacgaggtcattagagacggagcgcaagctcgggtgagggaaagatggggaaggaaatcggccgtgccctttcaaaggaaccatcccggcatttgcctgaagcgatttagggaaatcacggaaaacctaaatcaggatggccggagacgggattgaaccgtcgtcctcccgaatgcgagtccagtgtgctaaccactgcgccaccacgctcggtatttgtgtggagtgtagccatgtatggaagtacaaaaaatagtttggacaagaagagaatagaagctttagaaatgtggtgccacagaagaatgctgaagattagatgggtagatcgcgtaactaatgaggaggtactgaatagaattggggaggagtttctggcacaacttgaccagaagaagggatcggtgggtaggacttgttctgaggcgtcaagggatcaccaatttagttttgagggcagcgtggagggtaaaaatcgtagatggaggccaagagatgaatacactaagcagattcagaaagatgtagattgcggtaggtacagggagatgaagaagcttgcacaggatagagtagtatggagagctgcatcaaatcagtctcaggactgaagaccacaacaacaacaacattgtgttctAACAGTATTAATTACTTCTAAAAGCACTGTCTAATGACACATACTCAACACGGGTTtaagaaacatcgttcttgtgaaacacaactagctctttattcacacgaagtgctcattgctatcgacaagggatttcaaattgattccgtatttctagatttccaaaccgtacctcacaagcgtttTACAATCAGATTTCGTGCTGCTTATGAcatatagtctcagttatgcgactgtatTCGTAATTTCCTGTTAGAGATGTCACAGTTtatagtaattgacgaaaagttgtCGAATAAAataggagtgatttctggcgttcctcaaagtAGAGTTATAGGTCCTCTGTAGTTTCTTATTTacagaaacgatttaggagacaatctgagccgccgtcttaggttgtttgcaaatgatgctgtcgtttattgtctaataaagtcatcagaagataaaaaaatttcataaCGCCTAAGATAAGATATGTGTATAGTGCGAAATTTGGCGGTTGATCCTTAacagtgaaaagtgtgaagtcatccaggtgggtgctaaaagaaatccgttaaactccgGGTACACTACAAATTAATCAAacccaaaggccgtaaattcaactaaattcctaatAATTATAATTACGAAGATCTTATATTAGATAGAACACATTGAAAATGCtctggagaaggcgaaccaaagaccgttctattggtagagcacttagaagatgcaacagatctactaaagagactgtccttttgaagtactgctgagcggtatggggtccttaccatataggattaacggagtacatggggaaagttcaaagaaggtccgCCCGTTTTGTATCATCGACAAATAGGAGAGTGAATGACAGGGACTtgaacaggatttggggtggacgtcactaaaacaaaggcgttcctcgttgcggcgttatcttctcacgaagtttcaatcactaCCTTTCTccttcgaattcgaaaatattttgttgatgtagaCATACATAGAGAGAAACAGTCATCgaagtaaaataaggaaaatcggaCTTCACACGGAAAGACATAGGtactcgtttctcccgcgcgctgttcgagactggtaTAACAGAACTACGATGAagttggtttgatgaaccctctgccaggcacttaagtgtgatttgcacagtagtcatgtagatgtagatgtagatgtagatgtagattttttctTGGAAGAATTTGCCGAGTTCTTGATTTCGTCGACGCGATAATTAACCATTTTTACACTGACCTACCAGTAACAGCCTAAGATTTAGGAGTCATCAGCCAAGTATTGGGTAGCTCtgggaattaaaattaaataacttcatccCACAATAAGTATTCGTTAACTAATACAGTGAGTAACCGCCTTAAGTTTTTGGAGATGAACGTTATCGCGTAGCTTACAATTAGCCAATTACATATGAATTAAaagacaaaggaattacagacgttggctgcgaagagacattgatttaaatcagtgagcACAGTTGAAAACTTGTACCGGACAGGGAATCGAAACCAGTTCTCCTGCTGCTTACTTAAGCCACCAGCACACGATGGTCATCATACCTGTGCGGACTATCTTAACCCGCCTCCCTTCAGACCCGAATTGTCAACTTATCCACAAACTACTAAAGTAGTGTGCCTTCCCCATTACCCCCATTACACGCGTCATTTTGCCGATTCCCGTGCGAGTTCGAGcctcgtgtgcatccgcactgaagagaccACTGGCCGTCCTCGCCTTGATTTTTTATATGTGTTCTTTCATCAAGGGAATCGCTGTACATCTGACAAATAATTCACGTTAAAATCTGACCAAGATACATGCTTACAATGGTAACCCTTACCGCACTTTCTGGCTTTTAACATACACAATACCTTAACTGTTATTCCGAGCTCAGAGGGGAAAACTTAAACATTCATGGTAGTGAACAAGTGTGTAATAGTCTTCACAACATAAGTAATACGAGTGGCATTATATAAGTTTCAAATCCCGAGACAGCTACAGATAACGTTATATTAACAACCAGGAAATTGTTACTCAAATAAATACTTAGAATAAATCCACATCTAcgacaaaaaaattttaatgttgctaTTTGATATTTTCGTATAGGGGACAGGCGATCTGTTATGAcaaaatgtgtggataaaaatccaaCGTCAAGACCGCTGGCATTCCTTTATTGAGTGCTAGTTTCAGCTCActgacgagccatcttcagatcagtaaAAATTATTACCCACATTTGTGCGTGTCAGGCACCAAGCATTACACATCGACATAATCTGTTGAGCTGAATCTCCGTTGTTGTAATGGCGCGGAAAAATTTCAGTCTTACTTGGTACATGCACATATTTGTGACAAAATACGTTGTCAGACAGTTGCTGCTATTACTTTTAGAGATGGGTGAAGGTGTGTATGGGGAACTACAGCTAAACTATAGATGATTATATTCGTGTTTAATCCACAGTTTTAGGTGTTCCTATGTTGAATAGTGACTGCCCCAGAGACAATAAACACATATAATCCTGGAGGATGTATGTGGTGGTTGGAACGGGTGACACATAAATCATTAGAATGTTTGGAGTAATTTCGAGCAGACGTGATCGATATATGAATAATCTGGAAAAATGTACGGTGGAACGGCGACATCTCTAGCTCTTCAATTGATGAGGGTATGTGGACTGGAAAGAAGAAGGATGCAGGCACAGTATGTTGCCCTTCGAGAAATATCAGTCTTAGAACAGATATGGCTTACTATAGTCCGGGTGTAACACGCGAGTAGCACTAGTAGGAGTGGGGTTGATAAAGGAGTTTAGAAGTAAAAATGAATGAAAAGACAGTGTCGAACTCACAAACTTGGCTGATTAGGCCAACTATTGCGACTTTCCAAGCTTAGATGAATGTAGCGAATGAACCTTGGCAAGAGTATTCTAGAgggaagaaattgttcaaatggctctaagcactatgggacttaacatctgacgtcacctgtcccctagacttagagctacttaaacctaactaacctaagaacttcacacacacatccatgcccgaggcaggattcgaacctgcggccgcaccAGCCgcatggttccagaatgaagcgcctagaaccgctcggccactgtggccggccgaGAGGAAAGTAATCGCCACTATTTGACGACAGAGTATTTTTCAGAATTTGGGAAAAGTGACAGCTCCAAACAGATTTGAAAATCGGAATCTCACTTGCCTGAGATATAGTCACCCACGAACACTGCAGTGGAATATTTTCTATTAGAAAACTCTTCGTTCATGTTGTTTTTATTTGCATCCATTCTTCCAGAATTGCCATTTCAATGTATTTTATCTTGTAGATAAGAATATATCAAACACATACTGAAACTTGGATGTTAGTATCGTTTTTATCCAAATGTGTTTATTTGTACAATACAGaagatgaaattaaattatttgtaGCATGTACGTTTAAATTTATACGAAAAACTCAGTTGCAAACGGCCAGTAGTCGCCATTCGCATATACAAGATATAGAAACAGATCTCTCACATCAgataaaacttctgggctgagagcCTGTTGTCAATGTACGCTCTTTAATGACGTTTCATCCTGATATGTGAGAGACATCTTCAAAGATAATTTAACTGAAGTAAACACCATCCTTGAAAGCTTTCATCATATTACTAAATAGCTTTCTTGCCATATTTGCCCCCAGCTTCTCATTAATCATTGCCTAAATGTACGAGAGTATAGAGTGTAGACCTGAACTGTGTacggtacgccggccggagtggacgagcggttctaggccattcagtctgtaaccgtgtgaccgctacggttgcaggtttgaatcctgccttgggcatggatgtgtgtgatgtccttaggttagttagggttaggtagttctaggggactgatgacctcagctgttaagtccaatagtgctcagagccatttttgtaagagTAGTGAGTGCCATGTCAGCTCCTACATTCACAGAACTGCCTCTCCTTGCAGCTGATCCTGTCCGCGTTGGTGGCCGCCGCTTCCGCCGGCTACCTGGGAGGCTACGCCGCccccgcctacgccgcccccgtcgccgcctacgccgcccccgtcGCCGCCGTGGCGCACGCCCCCGTGGCTGTGGCCCACGCCGCCCCTGCTGTGGCCGTAGCGCACGCCCCAGTCGCCTCCTCCGTGGCCAACACGTACAGGATCTCGCAGACTGCCCGCCTCGCCTACGCAGCCCCTGCCGTGGCTCACGCCCCcgtggcctacgccgcccccgctgtAGCTCACGCTCCcgtcgcctacgccgcccccgctgtgGCTCACGCCCCcgtcgcctacgccgcccccgcctacGGCTACGCCCGctacgccgccgccgcccccgctctGGGCTACGGGTACGGAGCCTACGGCTATGCCGCCCCCGCTCTTGGCTACGGCCACGCTCTCGTCCATTAGGGCCACACCAACTACAGTGTACCCCATTTGTAACATAAAaccaagtaaaaaataaaaaacttcataataataatatactgtaaaatcatttcttttcaCCTTCGTGACAGCCCatgaaacatcccacatctcttgCAGCACTGGAAGAAATACTGTTTTGGGAAGCTGATACGACATTAAATAGATACTGCAATATGGTCGATCCACTATATCACATTTATTTTTAAGAACGTTGGCCATCTGAGTACTGGAGTGAATTATCAGTTACATTGCGCTAAACTACTTTACTATGATCTGAGCCAAAACATTTTATCGTGCTGGGATGATCATACAAAAAGTAGGGACGAAAATTACTCAGAAGTTAATACCGTGCACCGGAGCTGTACAGGAACCAAGACCCTTGTTTTCCTTAAGGAATACTTCTGCTTTTGAGCTATCGTGTCTAGTGACATGCATCACTGCTTCCCGTAACTGAACAGATCTGCTACCGCCAAGACTCCTACacagctagtgtgtgtgtgtgtaagaagttGAAATAGCATATGCCAGAAGTGGGAGACGCTTACTGTAACAAATAATGATTGAAACAGGCCATGAAACTTATTTGGAGAGCTCAAATGGCGTGAAGATTTCCCACACTAGGCAAGGCTCCAGTTTCACACGAAGTTTTAATTCATCAGGCTTATTGATACACATCACATTTCATCGAAGGATTCTAGGTGGGAATAATGACTTAAATTAAGCAGATTAAACTGATGGCAATGTGCTATAAGTAATATACCAAAATAGCTTCCAAGATAGTTACACTATacgttgtacaaaaagagtaacgATCAGACTTAGTTTTCGTCCTGCAAAAGAGATACATTTGAcatcaaattaaaatttacactaagGGCTTAGGGCTTAAATGTGTTCCGATTGGTTGACTGATTCCTACAAGACAATACGAGAAGCGATGTATGATCGTGGAACATGTGATGAACGTGTCACCAATCCCTCCAGCAGCAGGTGAATCCTGATGGTGTAGCTGCTTCTGTCTTCAAGCAGTTCCTCTTTTCGCTTCACGAGGTTGAATTTGAACCGTTCGAGACCTTTCTGCCCCAAATAAACCGATGAAGTAGGGGGAATCAAACCCAAGTCCTTTAGCACCAAAGGCCACTACGCTAACTATTCAGCTCCAGAAGTGGTCATGAAATTGTGTTTTTGTTGTAGAAATACGTACTACACGTCATTCACAACCTCGACAGGCGCATCGGTatcgtccgaccgccgtgtcatcctctgtcaaaGCCATCAGTGGATGAGGTATCGTTGGGCCCTGGGTCAGCACAATTTTTTCTCTACCTTTGTCAGTTTTAGTGACCCGGAACCGCTGcagctcggtcaagtagctcctcaactggcattatGATTCTGACAATATCCCACTCCAGTCCTCCGACAAGGAAAATTCCCATCGAACCTGGGTTCTTTGCATAACAGTCAGACGCAATGAACACTCTACTACGGAGGTGGATGTACACGTATAATCATTTTGTTTCATCGTAACACACTGCATAATAACGCTCCTCAAGTGTCATTTCGATGTCTCAAATAGATTGGTTTACGCTATCTTTTAAAACAATCGTGTTGCCTGCATTGAGTTTTAAATAGATAGATTTGGAATGCTGTGACATCATAAAATACCTCGTTTTGCACCATGTATCGTATACGTTAACTCATTCAAAGATATGCATCATTGTATTCTAATTGGGGCATGCGTCCCttgtaaacataaataaaatcatcgAAGAAGTGCGCAAAATAGTGGTGATGCTTCAACGATTTGAGGTGTGTGATACAGCTGGCGTCATAGCCATGTAACCAGGGAGGAGGAGAAATTATGATAAAGCATTGTACGAGATGGGGTCTGCACTTGTAGAACGCCAAGAGGAAACGTGAAAATGAATTATTCAGCGACCCAAATGATTTTATGCATTGGTTTCTTAGGATAGGTGATACTTAGGTCCACTACTTTACGCCACAAGCGAAACAACAGCTAAAGCAGTGTGAGGCAGCTGGCGGCCAAGCACCATACAAGGTGAAGTCAATTTCATATGGTACAGTTTCCCGATCTCAGGTATCCAATTTTCTCGAACTTTTGATTCAAAGTGTTTGCACTCAGACGGTTCATCCCGTACACGCCAACGCCATCTTTCCATGGCAGCATAACGTGTGATtgatctggaaaggccacctgtcgcctctcagtggacgacgtgttgcggtattggtgtgcaaGTTCCATCCTTCATCGCTTATGCAACAGCAGTCATCTTGTGTGCATGATCCAGGCGCCTTCTGCAGAgccccatatgcagcaacgttcgctcatctgggcggtcagttgatcaacagttgcacatctgtccGTCTGTACACATTTCCACAGCACTCGTTCAAGCCTGTCATTAATGGTCCATGGCTGGCCTCacagccggttttggatagcaccattttgccatacaTGGTATACTTTAGCCATGGTAGCACATGAAGAGTTtccaaacttagctgtttcggaaatgcttccatccttagcccaaaagccaatgatcatgcccgttTGGACGTTTCTCCATTAAGACGACTGCGCTGCTTTCCATatcaccccccctccccacagCATGCTTTATACAtgttccactgccagtgctgccacctgcaatcTGTGagtgttgtaatggtacttgaattacgtaaccgttacggcacctcacctcaacctctcgataccagcaatattctccTGTGTTTATGTaaggtagttaacatatttctgagacaacattcagatttgatttcgttaatgtagaggtactttgatacatcgatatgtttatatcgcaatgatattatttttatgtgaagtctttcttttgccactatgatctttgacgtacttgtaactctgatttttggtcgTGTAAGCGGTTatgagagagtcaagtcttggtcgtcatgttgaaaaagactcaaattgtagtcagtttataaaatgtgaactttaacagcgaggaagatattttcaagtatgttttatatggtGAAGttatgttttgtgagttacgtgatattgcaacaaaagtaataaaaaaagaagtgtaacttgaattcggagtgctgattaccttTTTACATCAcaattgtgctaacttgcaaaagtttaatcttcaagaatggtttatgaaacacatctataaaagttttgaatatcgcagaataacacctaggcctctctgCATCCGAGCTTgcaatcatcaccacctagattttcgacgattgagccagcgggactcatcagcagaagcagcattttcctgaagatggagaCCAGTTGGTTaagccgaaatatcgagtcaagttgattttaggatccggcagcaaacccgaagagactttcaagactattATTcctggaaagcctacgtaatcacaacaAGATCGAGCCATGACTTCACAACGAgaacagcgtgggaaacacgaaatgaTAAGTGCCCAGTTTATTCATTACTTCATGAAATGaccttattaactgtgctctaatgacacctgccacataatataactttgttgttacccgaaaatgcaatatttagcagcgtgagcaacgctacaaatcataattaatttttgacctttgttgtggtgtgATTGTTAGAGTGTCTATCGgacgttgacgtcaaacataggtggtggtcacattaatgtgagttgaTTGTGTAGATCACTCTGTCTGGGATGCAAAAACctggaaaaatatatttatttgggAGCTTCTTGagtttgccttcttcagtttcttttttcGTTCTTCATTGTCTGAAGCtcagtgcctggacacgtttcctaaaGCAGTAAgacgcaattcacaaaacagaggaaaaaatcaattttgaaaatCAGAACTTTCCGAATGCCATTAGGTACAAAACTTCGTAATTTATTAACACATTCGTCGGTAGCCGATCAGGCTGCCTATGGCAACGTTGGTGTATGGACCGGCCGCGTTTCGTTACTGTCTGAGGTCTACAACGCTCTCGCGAGTACTTAACGGAAGGAGTTATATATAATATATCTTAACTTCACGTTCGACTGTAACTTCAGGTAACAGATTTATTTCGATACTGAATTGGCTCAAGAAATAGGAGACTAGCACTTTTCAAAACGTACTAGACATTCATTTTCGTTTGTGAACTGTGTGCTGAACAATACTAAACTCGGTGAACAAGTAGTTGATTCTAGTGTGTAGAGGGGGGGAGGACGATGAAATTTAAACAAAGCGATGGGAACATAAGTGAAACTACCATGGCCCATGTAGGACTTCGTATTCGTAGAGTCAGAATTTTGGAACTTACGTTTGAAATAACCCGTGAATCAATAAACACAATAAGTTTCCCATACGGCAAACTGATAAACAGGTTTGGTCGCCGGTCTCAAAGCAGACTTGCAGAAGCATATAACCTATCATCTGTAAGTATATGTGGTTACCGTGTGATGGTCAACCACGAATCTGCGTAATACCGGTCCAACTGGGCACGGCTGTACACAGTGCCTTCAGCACCGaaatctggccggccgaagtggccgagccaaGTGGCCGGTTCCaggcgctacggtcggaggttcgaatcctgcctcgggcatggatgtgtgtgatgtccttaggttaaataggtttaagtagttctaagttctaggggactgatgacctcagatgttaaatcccatagtgctgagagccatttgaaccatttttttaccgaaACCTGAAGCTGAGTGATGTATAGATTAATCAGATCTCCTACTCAGGAAAGATAAAGGATCCGGAAACAATCCGATCGGGCAAACGCCTGCTATCGAAAATATGAAAACGTGTGCACCAAATGCACTTACGAGTGAAAAGGAAGAAGTTAGTTCCCGAATTACGCAAAGATCGAAAGCAAAGGAATCACGCATGTCTTATAGAGAGTGGGTAGACGAAATGGAAGATACCGACGAGGACAGAGAACTGATGGATATCGCTGAACACTAG
Proteins encoded in this window:
- the LOC124802400 gene encoding cuticle protein 12.5-like; protein product: MYKLLILSALVAAASAGYLGGYAAPAYAAPVAAYAAPVAAVAHAPVAVAHAAPAVAVAHAPVASSVANTYRISQTARLAYAAPAVAHAPVAYAAPAVAHAPVAYAAPAVAHAPVAYAAPAYGYARYAAAAPALGYGYGAYGYAAPALGYGHALVH